The genomic stretch AGACTGTATTTTTCTTGCATTGATGTAAAGCATTGGAACAATTAGTCCTCTGTCTTGTTTTTGGCACTATAGTTGTAAATGGAAGCCGAAGATAAACTGtttgaaataatggcattttgaatgttgtctttctctttcttctgccaGGGAGGACATGTATGCCCAGGATTCTATAGAGCTACTAACAACATCTGGTATCCAGTTTAAAAAACACGAGGAGGAAGGAATTGAGACCCAGTACTTTGCAGAACTTCTTATGACTTCAGGAGTAGTCCTTTGTGAAGGAGTTAAATGGTTATCATTTCACAGGTAAAAAGATTGCATTGAAAATGGATTTGTGGTTCCACTTTATACCTGCCTTGTGCTTGCTTGGGTCATTATACAAACACTATCATGCTTAGTTCTAGAAAGAATTGATTTCCATATAACTGGTTCCTACGTATCTCTTATGAGGCTAATTAATATTGCTGTACCTTAAAGTTACCATTATTATGAGTGAGATCCATTTTATAGCCTGTAGGGGGTAGTATTGCTTAAGTGGAAAGAGCACAGCTAGAAAAATAGATTTTGACTGGAATCTAGCAGTGCCATTGAGTATCATTGTCACAAGGGTTTTTTAACATTTGTAAGccttagtgggtttttttttttttaattatattttttattttgctcgactggggatcaaacccaggacctggcacatactaggtaagtgctctgacATTGAATTACACCCcctctaacattgagctacacccAAACCCTAAGCCTTAGTTTTTTGTGCTTATAGAAATGAAACCATTCGttaataacaatttttttgaagtatgtgtatgtgtgtatgtatcaaaaaaataaaacagcaaagaGAATGCTATGggtgaattttactttttaaaaaataggacgATAGGGAAGAAATACTTGCAGATCTGTTTTAATGGccaataataacatttatttatttattacctttattttattttttttatgtggtgctgaggatcgaacccagtgtctcagatgtgctaggcaagcgttctaccactgagttacagccccagccccaaataacatatttaaagcaTCTAGTAAAATGTTTTGCATAGTAAATTCTCTGTAGATGCTgtgttttacttctttattataaaataaaactagatgATTTAAAAGAATTTCTATAAAGGAAATTCGTTCCATTTTTGTGAAAATAGACcttaagatatgaaaaaatgttttttaactgAATTGGCAGTCCAGGGACTAAaatcttagaaattattttatttggcttttgggtatgtttttaaaaagcattgtatTACATGGCTGTTATGCTTTTATACTTGTTTTCCTCACACATCTATTTTGAATGAGTCCTGCATGCTATAGAATTTTCACACTGACTTATGTAATGAAAGACTTCCTCCTGAAGGCTCCGATgtgatattttttagttggaggtACTGAACATACTAATTCTCACCTATCAAATTTTCTCTCTGCCTCCATTTGAACTTGTACATAAGGAAACAAGACTTAATTCTCTGTTAATGTAAGAAGGcttttttaagttatttgtatGTTCCTATATGAGAATACAAAATAAGTAGAAagcatatttccttttttttttttttacaacaggTGATATACTCTTATTCAGAAAATATAAGACCAGACAGGGTTCATGTCTTCTTGGAGTTCAGAATCTAGATTAGattattgtatatttaaatatttaccaagGTATGATAAGATTTTTATtccattaatattaaatatttccttcatattcaaatatatttctggtaaaaacaaatttaagaaatttataaattctAATACAGTCTTACTTTTGCTAGTAGTAAGCAAAAGCCAAATTGTCTTACATTTTTAGATAGCCAGCAAGGTTACTTCCTTGCCAACTAtcataaattttaagtttctAATACCTCATGCTTATACTTGATAGTCATTAATGGTGTTCAGCAGTAacacttccctccctcttttaaaattattattaaaattctgAGTGGTAAATAAAAGTTTTGTTTCCCTTCCAAAAGATAGATTAATTGCATCtttcatcaaatatttgttgagttccAACTGTGTGCAAggagaaaacagtattttttacATGTGTTAGAATGATTCATGTATTTGAAAGCATAGTACAAGAAAACATGTTCTGTAAGAAATTTCTGGGAACTGGCTTTCAGCGACCTTTTTATTGGAAAGGAGTATGTAATTGATGTGGGAGTAGAGGATAGATAGAAAACTGTAGAGAGGGAAATGAGAGGGATAAGAGATCCTGAGAgtgtgaatttttgttttattatttaggaTAGTACTACTCAACGTACtgtgtttatttctttcatatgCGGCCGTTTCATTAGTTTCtctcagaaaaatatattgagaTAGGACCAAAATTGTGAGGGAAGAGAGTATGCTTCCAAATGAAGTCATTTAggagaagtgaaaatattttgttggaaACTTAACTGTGGACTTTTGAAGTATGCTACCATATTATGAAAAACTGggaagattttattatttttgccttcTTAATATTCTTGGTAGTTTTTGACATTTTGGACCAAGTTTTCATTCATCTTTGTTTCCCTGTTTACATTATTCGTTATTCTTtgagataattttcttttgagacatttATGAGCAGTTTGATAAtctttagtattcttttttttttttttagagagaaagtgaatttttttaaatatttattttttagttttccgtggacacaacatctttattttatttttatggggtgctgaggatcggacccagcgacgccctgcgcatgccaggcaagcgtgctaccactttgagccacattcccagcccatctttagttttcttttaagtATCAGTGAAATATTAGTGACTGCTGACTTGGGCTGGTACTCTCGGTTTGTATTTCAAGGTCTCTGAGAAATCAAAGGACAAGTTTTTAGCACTGATTGTAAGTTGGCAGGGTTTTCCCATTACATTtgtaaataatgtatattttttgtgtttttttttatagttgattGCTTTTTTGCCTATAGtgtaatttgtttaaattttgtatcaataaaacatcttttttcatctttgtggtatttatacatctctgttcttcattcttttgaCCCTTTTGTAGTGGTTATGACTTTGGCTATTTAATCAAAATTCTGACCAATTCTAATTTGCCCGAAGAGGAACTTGACTTCTTTGAGATCCTTCGATTGTTTTTTCCTGTCATTTATGATGTGAAGTACCTCATGAAAAGCTGCAAAAATCTTAAAGTAAGGCTTTACCATTGCCCGGTGGCATTATCTGCAAAACAGCACACTATTCAGATCAAGTAACTGAAATAAAATCCTAGGCTGGGGTGATGTTTTAATCCATGTTATTTAAAGTTTGTGTTAAATATAGTATCTGGTCTTTTGATTCTTgcataattaataatttataggCACTCCCCTTTCTAAGCATCAGTATATCTTGGCACAATAGTCAAGCTAAGTGTTGGGAGTTTTGTTATTGATTGCAGATTGAAAATCATAAATCAAACAGAAATGTGAAGACTGGTCGGGTTTTCATATGCACAGAAGTAGTGTGAATTTTAGCTCCCAACACACTTGTAAGCTACAAGATAAAATTTTGAGTTGGCTAGCAATGGACAGATAGATTCAGCTGTGTGGTTAAAAAAACAATGGTTTTTCCCCTCAGCTTACCTTGATTTAGAGTTTTGTGGGGTTCCCCTCCCTGGCTAAAGCCAAAGAGTAATGTTCCTAGAATTAAATTATATAGCTAAAACTATATGAATTTTGCTAGGAGTAAATGCTGTTGTAAATGTGTAGATGCTATCTTGATTATAGCTTGCATTCTGACAACTGCTTAGtttgtgtaattttttatttttatttttttgttttgtttttttggtgctggggattgaacccagggccttgacaaggcaagcactctaccaactgagttatatcctcagccctttatttttatttttatttatttttttactttgaacttttaattatttcaaaagaagagTTTGTTAAGGAAAGGTGCTCCTTTGGTTTGAGAACAAATTCACCTATGATGGTACACTAACTATTGAGTTTTATGATGATTGATGGATTAGTAAAATAAGAATGTATAACTATTACCCTTCTGTGATCTGCTTCCTCATATCTTTAGAAAATTTCCTAATTAGAGTCCCATTTTCAGATTTATCAGCTTCTCCCAGTTCAGCAAATAAATTAGTATTATATTCTGTTGGGGACGTTCTCACTCGGTGTTCTTAagatttaaatatacattttaaagtttattcatATTTTGGTCTTTGTCCATGTTTGTGACTTGTGAATTCAGGCATAGAagtgtttctgtttctctctatgacaagcaatttttatttcttctagggTGGATTACAAGAAGTTGCTGAACAGTTAGAGCTGGAACGAATAGGACCACAACATCAGGCAGGATCTGATTCATTGCTTACAGGAATGGCCTTTTTCAAAATGAGAGAAGTATGAAGACATCAGTGCCTTTTTCTCACTTGCTTAATAGGTTGAGAACATTAAAGATTTGATGGCAAAAGTTTTAGGCACTAAAAGCCTACTAAGTGTAGTTAGAAGTACCACATAAGTAATATTCACCACACTTAATTgattaagtattaaaaaataaatcagcttGAAATATAGTTCTGAAGGAAATGGAAGAATAAATTCTTTTTAGGATAAAAGCTTAAAAATGTAAGTTACCTTAGAAATCATGTAAATCCAGCTTATAATTTCTCAAGTGAGAAAATAGAGGCTAGTAACTTTTCTCTAGGATCAAACATACTACTAGAAGAACTCCACAGATCTTTCTTAGACTTCATCAGTGCTACTTAAAACAAGGTAGGGAATTTATTCCCCTAGTATGGCTTCTCTTAGACCTGAATCTAATGGTAAAAATTTCATTTGCTTGTACCATTCttgttttgaagattttataAAGTAGGACTCATGCTTTTTACTGGATTGAATCTTACAAAGTAGTTTTAGATTCTGAAGGGGTTATGTAAATCTAAAGGAAAGTAGTAGCCGAATCAGAAAACATTGGGAAGACTCTGCATATGTGATCAGaatcttaaatataaaatcattagatatagaagaatgaagtttAATGAACTCAAGTCTACTCTTAGGTTATGAATTTGATAGGTACAGTTATACTTTGTTGTAGGTAAACATGATTGGGTTGTCCAAAAACAAAAGGGGATGGATTTGTTACCTATAAAACAGTTTTGCTTTTTGCAAAATATTTGCTATGGAATTCTTTCAAGTATATTCTCCTAGATATTAAGGAGTTGACTGAGACTGAgaaatgtattaataataatagaatgcattaaatctgttttgtTAAGTAGTAGTAATTTAGAAGTGATTTAAATTGTCAGGAcaagtaaatattttgtttttttttttttacttgttccaGTACTTCATTATAGAATTAAAACTATTTTccagatttgcattttaaaaataccttagaAGTTTAATTAATGGTGGATTCTGACACGAatttgttatctttatttttcttggcttttcaAGCACTGTAACCTAGTGTGAATGTTCATATTTTACTTTCTATAACTTGTTTAgggtttatttttagttatctcAGATTCAAGGCCAtttaagaatttcattatttttctccaccacaaccttgatttttttttctccaccatCATTAGCTATTTTCATTCATACTTAACTGTTGAGTATTATTACattaatggaataaaaatgtCTGTCATTTTTCCATGCTcaaaaattcttataaaagaGATGTAAATGTTAATGAGAAAGACATGcatttatacctttttttttttttgtataatctCTTTTTTTGGTTTCCTTTTGAACACTGTACTTCCTGGGGACATCAGTCTTTATTAAACATCAGTGTGTGGCTTCAAAGGAACACCATAGAAAAGAGCTGTTGTTATATAGTTAATGAACAGTCAGTACTTACATTACTGAAATATAAATTGCAAGTGGTACTTTTTggttaaaattatcttttttttttcttcaaaattccttTTTAGATGTTCTTTGAAGATCATATTGATGATGCCAAatattgtggtcatttgtatggcctTGGTTCTGGTTCATCCTATGTACAGAATGGCACAGGGAATGCATATGAAGAGGAAGCCAACAAGCAGTCATGACATGaaatagtcctttttattttatttgacctaCACACATGCTTGTATATAGGTTTTATCTCTGGTTGAATCCTTTGAACAATAGACAATACGTTTTCCCCCCTTTTGTAGCCCATTTGTTTTTTGCCTTTCAGTACTAAGTATGACCGTTCCTATCTCAGATCTTAATAAATAGAAGTATATTCAGGTTAAATTTGgccttaatttaaaatatttgttagcAAGCGTGTGTGATAGAGTGGGGAAAGCTACATCATATTGAATAATTTGATAAACTTTACCTACTTGAGCTTgtcccctcctctgctcccccccccccccccgcgcgccCTTTCCTAAATTAACTAGCACTGACTGTAATTTATTTCCCTGTTTCATGTCTCTCCCTTCCGTTCTGCAGGAGTTTTAGCTATTTGAGATTGTGGACCATCAATTGTGCACTTTAGAGAGTGATTCCAATCCTCTGTTTTATCAGAAATTGTGGTTTTTCTTGCTCTTAGCTAGAAAAATGACCATCTGCCAACTTTCTACAGTATTTTGTTTTGACCTACAGAATATAATTGCACAGGTGTTGTGCAAATTGTTGATTCAGCAAGACTAACAACAACGAACTACTGAGGAGCTTAATAACTACTGTTTCTGTATGTAGTGTTTAATCTTCCAAGCACATCTAGTGTCTGTCAGTTTCTCATTGGCATATGTAGGCTGCTCTGTGACTGAAGAATTTTCAAACCAGCTTTACacccttcaggaaaaaaaaaaaaaaaaaaaacccttgtgaTTGGATATTTAGTATCTGCCAGGAAACTGGAATTCAAGAGATTGAGGCTACACTTATTTTATGATAGCACACTTCCCTTGATCTGCTTTTTATTCCATCACtgttaaccctttttattttatagccaTACTTATGATGCTCTTGATTTGTTGATTATACAGATCAATTTCATTAAAGTCCAAAGAACAAGTCTTTAGGTATATTTTGTatcaaattaaaagagaaaaattgtgcTTTCATAGTTGCTACAAAGAAATACTGGAGAGATTTGGTGCGGAAACAACaaaacacaatatatatatacacacacaaacacatatatatagcTAATAAAATTACCTGAGGAGTGtaatgcttgtttatttttttgtgtatatctttgcaatctattttatatatatttgacaaAAGAGACTGTGAAATATTTAGCCATGCAGAATATGTGACCAGACCAGAGCATGTGTAGGAAGACTTTTTGGTAATCTTTAACTCTACCCTAAAATGATGGGACTACAAGTTATTATGTGTTACCTACACTTCAATCAGTAATATTAGCAAATCTCCAAGTGTTAGAAACATTAGTTTGTTTCCCTTGTACATTCTTTATTCATAATACAATGCTGTAACTGGGTGGtcctttttaaacaaaacattatTTGCAAAACAGAgggtattatttgtttttaaagcttttgtAAATAAAGGCTTCAGAAATGTTTTCCTAAATGTAGATGACTGgtgattttgcttttaaatatttattggggGTGTGTGTGAAATACCTACTTGTTTATTTGGGCAACTGAACAGGACTGAGTTATTTCACGAATGGTAAGTggttataactttttaaattcaaaaatcaTTCTGAGCCTTCTGCATTTCACCTATTCTTGCTCTTTTTGAGGACCTTAACTAGATAATTAAGAACTGATCTGTTTCTCCTTTCTAGAAACACATTTATTCTGAAAGACTAAATACATTTGGTATAACTTGCTGTGGCTTCTTAAAGCCACCGTG from Ictidomys tridecemlineatus isolate mIctTri1 chromosome 14, mIctTri1.hap1, whole genome shotgun sequence encodes the following:
- the Cnot7 gene encoding CCR4-NOT transcription complex subunit 7: MPAATVDHSQRICEVWACNLDEEMKKIRQVIRKYNYVAMDTEFPGVVARPIGEFRSNADYQYQLLRCNVDLLKIIQLGLTFMNEQGEYPPGTSTWQFNFKFNLTEDMYAQDSIELLTTSGIQFKKHEEEGIETQYFAELLMTSGVVLCEGVKWLSFHSGYDFGYLIKILTNSNLPEEELDFFEILRLFFPVIYDVKYLMKSCKNLKGGLQEVAEQLELERIGPQHQAGSDSLLTGMAFFKMREMFFEDHIDDAKYCGHLYGLGSGSSYVQNGTGNAYEEEANKQS